The following are encoded together in the Fundidesulfovibrio putealis DSM 16056 genome:
- a CDS encoding TIGR04211 family SH3 domain-containing protein, translating to MRILRYIAVCSALLCLPSLAAGQQLFVSDVQEITVRTGPSLDNKIVQMVKSGTKMDKIKEEGEWAMVRTDTGKEGWVLKRYLTSDMPVKVQFEEFKTRNAQMIEKAGQVEAIVGKFEEENKNLQKNLAGLQGEYGKLKSEYETLSKANANVAEMTKSFHEMKAASEAARQEADRLKRENETLRDISDVKWFLAGAGVLFAGWVFGYLLGRSARKKSNRMYL from the coding sequence ATGCGTATCCTGCGATATATAGCCGTATGTTCGGCCTTGCTGTGCCTGCCGTCGCTGGCGGCCGGGCAGCAGCTCTTCGTTTCCGACGTGCAGGAGATCACCGTCCGTACCGGGCCGTCGCTCGACAACAAGATCGTCCAGATGGTCAAGAGCGGCACCAAGATGGACAAGATCAAGGAAGAGGGCGAGTGGGCCATGGTGCGCACGGACACCGGCAAGGAAGGCTGGGTCCTCAAGCGGTATCTCACTTCCGACATGCCCGTGAAGGTGCAGTTCGAGGAATTCAAGACCCGCAACGCCCAGATGATCGAGAAGGCCGGACAGGTGGAAGCCATCGTGGGCAAGTTCGAGGAGGAGAACAAGAACCTCCAGAAGAACCTGGCCGGGCTTCAGGGCGAATACGGCAAGCTCAAGTCCGAATACGAGACGCTCTCCAAGGCCAACGCCAACGTGGCCGAGATGACCAAGAGCTTCCATGAAATGAAGGCCGCGTCCGAGGCCGCGCGCCAGGAGGCGGACCGCCTGAAGCGCGAAAACGAGACCCTGCGCGACATCTCCGACGTGAAGTGGTTCCTGGCAGGGGCCGGGGTGCTGTTCGCGGGGTGGGTGTTCGGGTATCTGCTGGGGCGCTCGGCCCGCAAGAAGTCCAACCGGATGTACTTGTAA
- a CDS encoding ATP-binding cassette domain-containing protein — MRVRVDIEAVLSSGDRSFHLRSAFEASGDAVVLFGPSGSGKTLTLQAMAGLMRPSGGRIELDGRVLFDHAAGIDLPPKDRGLGYLFQDYALFPHLSVAGNVGFGLNPGWPGKLSREQNERVRAMLDAFGLGQLAAERPVRLSGGQRQRVALARAMMASPAALLLDEPFSALDPLLRVRMRRELAATLEKFGIPAVLITHDPDDVAAFAKTLVVYRDGRVVEQLEMETEDERKRRMPEVIALLEEQDSEE, encoded by the coding sequence AGACCGCAGCTTCCATCTGCGCTCGGCCTTTGAGGCCTCCGGCGACGCCGTGGTGCTGTTCGGGCCTTCCGGCTCCGGCAAGACCCTCACCCTCCAGGCCATGGCAGGGCTCATGCGCCCAAGCGGCGGGCGCATCGAACTGGACGGGCGCGTGCTCTTCGACCACGCCGCAGGCATCGACCTGCCCCCAAAGGACCGGGGGCTCGGCTATCTTTTCCAGGATTACGCCCTCTTCCCCCACCTGAGCGTGGCCGGGAACGTGGGCTTCGGCCTGAATCCCGGATGGCCCGGAAAACTCTCGCGCGAGCAGAATGAACGGGTGCGCGCCATGCTGGACGCCTTCGGGCTCGGCCAGCTCGCCGCCGAGCGCCCGGTTCGCCTGTCCGGCGGGCAGCGCCAGCGCGTGGCCCTGGCGCGGGCCATGATGGCCAGCCCCGCCGCGCTGCTGCTGGACGAGCCGTTTTCCGCGCTGGATCCGCTGCTGCGCGTGCGCATGCGCCGCGAATTGGCCGCTACGCTGGAAAAATTCGGCATACCCGCCGTGCTCATCACCCACGACCCCGACGACGTGGCTGCCTTCGCCAAGACCCTGGTGGTCTACCGCGATGGGCGCGTGGTGGAACAGCTGGAAATGGAGACCGAGGACGAGAGGAAACGGCGCATGCCGGAAGTTATCGCGCTGCTGGAGGAACAGGACAGTGAAGAGTGA